A region of the Dromaius novaehollandiae isolate bDroNov1 chromosome W, bDroNov1.hap1, whole genome shotgun sequence genome:
ACCAGAGCATATATTGCCCTTGCAGAGTGCTTGCTCGTATCCCTGTGAGTCATAGCTGATGCTCTGCTTTCAGGTGGCAAATGAGACCCATGGCCATGTTGGTGCTGACTTGGCTGCTCTTTGCTCAGAAGCTGCTCTTCAAGCTATCAGAAAGAAGATGGATCTCATAGACCTAGAAGATGAAACTATTGACGCTGAAGTGATGAACTCTCTGGCTGTGACCATGGATGACTTCAGGGTAATGAAGGagtgctcttcttttttttaggcGCAGTGCCTAATTGCGTATCTGGAACATGTGAATATAGCATGCTAGAATTCATAtaatgccttttcttttaatGGTAGTGGGCTCTAAGCCAGAGCAATCCTTCTGCTCTTCGGGAGACTGTGGTGGAGGTGCCCCAAGTTACCTGGGAAGATATTGGTGGCCTAGAAGATGTAAAGAGAGAACTCCAGGAGCTTGTACAGGTAAGAGCTTCTGACAGATCTTTGCCCAGTGagctataataataaaaaccagAACCTTTTCAAATTCCTGTTTGGGTTGGGAATAGGGCGAATGCAGAGCTTTGATGGTATTTGCTTGCAGTGGACTGAAAATACCATGCTGTTTCCTCTCAGTGAACGTAGGGAGGGGAGGGTGTTGGAAAGCAACATCCGACTTCTGTCAGTTGAATCTACATTGACCTCTTTCATGGACTTTCTGCTACATGCAGAAATGGCCACAGCAGTACTTCTGCTTCTTTTCCATGGAGGCCATCAGTGGGAACACTGCTGAGAATTCTGTTAAGTGGTCATTTCTATGCTAGAAAGTGAATGCAGGTACTCATACAGCGAGCCTCTGAAGGGCTTTCCATCAGTGTTATGTAGGAACAGGTGAGAAGTATTCGTGAAGCCTTCCATGAAGAGAGAGGCTGGGACATACTGTCAGGAATGGTTTGTGTAAAGTTTCTAGTGCCAGCATTGAGGTGGTTTGGTTTTGATATGCCCTTACTTTCAGTTGATGCTGTAGGAACACCCTATCTATGAATAAAagaatctcttttcctttcttattcagTCTAATTTTCTGGCATTAAAATTATCACCTAGTTCTGACCTTGTTGCTGGGGATACGTGCCCACCTCAAAGACACCTTGGCTGTCTCTGGAGGGCAGAGCTGAATAGATCAGATAATTAGTTGTTCCCTTTTGCTTCTGCAGGGTGGAGTGAAGGCACACAGCAGGGGTTAAGTGTGCTGGAAAACTACCTAAAATGATACTTGCTTTTAGGGGTGGTAAATAGGACATTTAAGGCAGTTCTACAATATACCTGTGGTGCTTTTCAAACCAGCTCTCATTTGATGAAAACTCCATTAGCACCTAGAAGCAGAATCTTGTGTTTAACCCATCGGAAATGTCAGGCATTTGTTCTGGTAGGACCAAGGTACAGGTCTGTTTTTTGGCTCATTACAAGATGTTTCTTTCAGTATCCTGTGGAGCACCCAGACAAGTTCCTCAAATTTGGCATGACTCCATCCAAAGGGGTTCTGTTCTATGGGCCACCCGGTTGTGGTAAGACACTGCTGGCCAAAGCCATTGCCAATGAATGCCAGGCAAACTTCATTTCCATCAAGGGGCCGGAGCTGCTCACCATGTGGTTTGGCGAGTCTGAAGCCAATGTGCGCGAGATCTTTGACAAGGTAAGCATTCCTTCTGCCCCCTGTACTGTGTTTGTGCTCAGATGCCCCAGAATGTCATTTTCTACTGAGCCTAACTTAACTGTCCTGCTTCTTCTTTGTTGTGTCTGGTATTTCCCCACTTATTCTGTGAGCACCTGCTGCTCTCCTGACTTTAAGAAATCAATCCTTTTGGCAACATAACTGTTTAAATGGTTTCTTCCTGCTATCCTTTGCGTCGTTGTTGTTGGTTGATAAATGTTTAAGTGCCTTAGCAGTGGGGCTAGGTTAGGATGGTGTAGATATCCTCCAAATCCCTGAAAACTTATTTCGAAACCTCATGAGCCATCACCTTTTGCAGACGTTCAAAATGCCCTACAAGTTCTTATACCGCATTAAAAGCGGCTTAGGAAGGAGTTCACTCCTACTGCCCAGTTTCCTCTAGGTTCCCTCCTGTTCCAGCACGTATCTGCATGGATCAGCTTGTGAATCCTCATTCTAAGGATGGAGAATCCTCTACCTCTTCTGGCCTGTGTACCGGTGTTTGAGATTTCTcattgtgaagaatttttttttctgtatttctaattggaatttcccttgcagcaatttgtgcctgttgcgtcttgtcctttcactgcacACCTCAAAGAGGAATCTGGTTGCTTCTTCCCCATAACCACCCATTAGGCACCTAAGGGCAACGACTGGATCCTGCCTTCCATTTGATGCGTCTGACTTGATTACTGATACTTAAGTGCCTAAATAACCAACTGACATCCCTAGATCTTGCAGGGACAGCTCTGGTCCAGGCAAAATGGCTTCAGCTCTCCCTCTAGGCATTGGAGTTACCACCTTTCTACTTGGTTCACAATGCTCCCAGCTTTGGGGAAACACAGGGGTTTGTGTGGCAGGAGATTATTTCAGAGCAGCTCCTCCAAGCTGTCCCTGAGGCAGCAGTGCTCTAGTGCTCCTTTGAGCTGCTTTAATTTTAGAGTAGGCTTAGTGTGAAATCAGTGTATTTCTTGTCTAGTGGTACTTAACAAGCAGGATCTGTACCTGTTTGCTTTTTGTAGGCCCGCCAAGCAGCCCCTTGTGTGCTCTTCTTTGATGAGCTGGACTCCATTGCAAAGGCTCGAGGTGGGAATATCGGAGATGGTGGTGGTGCTGCAGACCGTGTTATTAACCAGATTCTGACAGAGATGGATGGTATGTCCACCAAGAAGAACGTCTTCATCATTGGtgccaccaacaggccagacaTCATCGACCCAGCCATCTTGCGCCCTGGCCGTCTGGATCAACTCATCTACATCCCCCTGCCTGACGAGAAGTCCCGGGTGGCTATTCTTAAAGCCAACCTGAGGAAATCACCAGTTGCCAAGGTAGGATCTGTGCCCTGACTGGTTGACTTGAGTTTTGGTGCATGCTTCAAATGTTCTTCACAAGCttgggacagagcagagggctgGTGACTAATCCATGCAGTACAAAGCTGGGAAACCTTCAGCGCCTGAATGACAGAAAtgaggggatgggagggaggcTTGAGCTTTGAATCTAGGTATCAGTGAAACCAGGTGTCAGTGACACATAGTTACTGGGTGTGTGTAGACACATGAAGTAGCACAGCAGGTCTTAATCACATAGTAGAGTTCAGCTCATGGTGCAGGAACAGGAAAGCTGGGAACCAGCATTTTACAGAAGATAGAAAAGATTCTTGTACTTTAGAAGAAAAGTAGATGTTGAAaatagggaaggaaaatggaagttgAAGAGGAATCGTCACAGTAAATTGGTACTGAACTTTTATCACAGGCAAGAGCCATGCCCCTTTCCCAGGGAGCAGGCAAAAATGCAACTGGCAGTGCTATTAATCAGAGAAGAGCAACTGTCAAGCAAGAGCTCAGGCTGTTGTATGTCAAACTTACCTTTTCAGGCACTGTCAGGAAGGAAAGCTTGAAAGGAGGTTATGGCACTACTCCGTCAgttgaagggaaggaggagggttGGTGATCCTGTCTCTCCGTGCCCCTTCTACGTGCCTGTGCTCTGTGCTTCCTTCTGAAGTGTTGTTGCTGCTTTCTGTGGCAGAAGGGTCTCTTGCTGGTGACATGAAATGCACCTGCAGGTAGTGCTCTCTGCTTGTTACCTCCTGAGCTAGTGACTCCAAGGCATTACTGTGTGTTGTAGCCTGACACTATTTCTTTTGACCCCTCATGCTGACATCTGAGTGAATGGTACCCTTAACCCAGAAGTCAGCTTGCTTCTCCTTGAAGATGAACAGTGCAGAGGCATTTGTGGTCACTTTGCAGAGTCTTCATGAACATGTGAGGAGTGTGGCCTGCTGTTGTGTGTAGTTAACCTTTCCCAGAAACAAGAGCCTTCATAACTAATCTTCTAACGCTGGTCAGAGTTAAGGTGGTACCTTGGTACCATAGGGATTTAAAGGCACCTCTTTGTCACCTGGGAGCGTGGGGTATAAAGGACAagccttctgtgtttttttcctaggaTGTCGACCTGGATTTCCTAGCTAAGATGACCAATGGCTTTTCGGGAGCTGATCTGACAGAGATTTGCCAGCGTGCCTGCAAACTGGCCATCCGTGAGTCCATTGAGAGTGAGATCAGGCGAGAACGTGAGAGGCAAACCAACCCTTCTGCCATGGTGAGTGAGGCACCTCTGAGCTTTCCCTGCTCGTGAGAGATAGGCAGCCCACCCCTGCCTGTGGGTGAAGCATGATGAGTTCCTGCCTGTAATCCTCACATGGGGACGAGTAGGCTCTCGGCACAGAGCACTGAGCTGGAGCACTTTGTTCTCTTCTTGTGGGAAGGTGAGGCCCTGCTAGTGTGCCTCATCATTGGCATTACTCAGAAGGCCCCTGCTGTGGCTGTGACTCACTGTCTACTGCAGTGTCCCTCTCTAGCCCCTGCCTTGGCTGGTGTCGGAGCATCCTGGCCCAGAGGGAGGCTGTGggcaggtgcctggctgcagAGCTCAGGGAACGCATCTCATCTGGGCCCTCTGTCCCACGCAGGAAGTGGAGGAGGACGACCCGGTTCCTGAGATTCGCAGGGATCACTTTGAGGAGGCCATGCGCTTTGCTCGCCGCTCTGTCAGTGACAACGACATCAGGAAATATGAGATGTTTGCACAGACTCTACAGCAGAGCCGTGGCTTTGGCAGCTTCAGGTGAccaggagggagggggagagggcagTATGACTCAGCTAGCCTCAAGAGCAGAGTGTCGAGGGTGGCTTAGCTGTATGCTGGGTAGTGATCCCCTCTTCCAccactttttccccttctcctcagtGCATACAGCAGCTAACTGAGTGCAGGGCCGGTATAGGCTGTGCTACAGGCCAGTTGCAGCTGCTCTGTTAGTGCTCTTGAAGGGCATCTATATTGAAGAGCCTTTTTCCTTTACTGCAAGCAACATCTGGCCATGATACAAGCCTTTTGCATGATCTGCCGTAAGGCTTCTTCCCATTTCACCCCTCTGCCCTACTTGGCACCTGGGTGTTGGTGTGGAGGGAGGGGACTGTGCTGAGCTGTGAGGAGGCTTTTGAACAGCATCTCTTCTCTCCCCTTCTGCACCGTTGCATGCAGGTTCCCATCAGGTAACCAGGGAGGCGCTGGTCCGAGCCAAGGCACAGGAGGTGGCAGCGGGGGCAACGTGTACAGTGAAGACAATGATGATGATCTCTACGGTTAACTCGCTGTCCTCGGTGGACCAAACTCCAAATCAGGCCACGTTGTACAGGGAAAATCCAATGTTCAATGGACTCTCGGCTTCTTCATTCCTCAGTCAGAACCAGTGTAGCTGCGCGTCAGACTTTGTACAGGGAATGTTTTCTGCAAACACAGATCCACACCGATGTTCAGTTGGGAGGCAGACAGTGAATTAACAAGGAGGGGAACCGACTTAATTTCTGAGAAATTTCTGTTCTAGTTTATGTGGCAGAATCAGCAGCTTTAGCAAAGGGTACAACGCTAGCCtgtataaaaaaaccccacaaaaataataaaaaaaataataaaaatcccaCAAAACTCTAGTCAGGCCCTGGCAATTCCTTTGTGAAAGCTCTCTAGTTAATGAGGTTGCTCTTCATTCTTAAGTCTTTATGTTTGTGTTAACAGAAGAAAGGCACTGGCTTGGCAGCCTCTTTCCTCTGCTAGTACTTGGCCGCAAGCACCAAATAAGAGAGCACCATTGCTTGTGGCAGGTATGTGGCGTTCCTTCCCGAACGCTAGCTGTGAG
Encoded here:
- the LOC112988023 gene encoding transitional endoplasmic reticulum ATPase, whose amino-acid sequence is MASGSDSKADDLSTAILKQKNRPNRLIVDEAINEDNSVVSLSQAKMDELQLFRGDTVLLKGKKRREAVCIVLSDDTCSDEKIRMNRVVRNNLRVRLGDVISIQPCPDVKYGKRIHVLPIDDTVEGITGNLFEVYLKPYFLEAYRPIRKGDIFLVRGGMRAVEFKVVETDPSPYCIVAPDTVIHCEGEPIKREDEEESLNEVGYDDIGGCRKQLAQIKEMVELPLRHPALFKAIGVKPPRGILLYGPPGTGKTLIARAVANETGAFFFLINGPEIMSKLAGESESNLRKAFEEAEKNAPAIIFIDELDAIAPKREKTHGEVERRIVSQLLTLMDGLKQRAHVIVMAATNRPNSIDPALRRFGRFDREVDIGIPDATGRLEILQIHTKNMKLADDVDLEQVANETHGHVGADLAALCSEAALQAIRKKMDLIDLEDETIDAEVMNSLAVTMDDFRWALSQSNPSALRETVVEVPQVTWEDIGGLEDVKRELQELVQYPVEHPDKFLKFGMTPSKGVLFYGPPGCGKTLLAKAIANECQANFISIKGPELLTMWFGESEANVREIFDKARQAAPCVLFFDELDSIAKARGGNIGDGGGAADRVINQILTEMDGMSTKKNVFIIGATNRPDIIDPAILRPGRLDQLIYIPLPDEKSRVAILKANLRKSPVAKDVDLDFLAKMTNGFSGADLTEICQRACKLAIRESIESEIRRERERQTNPSAMEVEEDDPVPEIRRDHFEEAMRFARRSVSDNDIRKYEMFAQTLQQSRGFGSFRFPSGNQGGAGPSQGTGGGSGGNVYSEDNDDDLYG